In one Pseudomonas sp. MM211 genomic region, the following are encoded:
- the leuA gene encoding 2-isopropylmalate synthase, with translation MSMLKDPSNKYRAFTPINIPDRTWPDKIIDQAPIWLSTDLRDGNQSLIEPMDAEKKMRFFKCLLAVGLKEIEVGFPSASQTDFDFVRELIEGGHIPDDVTIQVLTQARDDLIERTFESLKGAKKAIVHYYNACAPSFRKIVFNQDKAGVKAIAVSAGTTIKRLAEAAPETAWGFEYSPEVFSSTEIDFAVEVCNAVIGVFQPTPANKLILNLPATIENATPNNYADQIEWFGRHVDKRDSVLISLHTHNDRGTGVAATELGLMAGADRVEGCLFGNGERTGNVCLVTVALNLYTQGIDPQLDFSDIDAVRKVVEDCNQIPVHPRHPYVGDLVHTAFSGSHQDAIRKGFAQQKEGQVWEVPYLPIDPADIGRDYEAVIRVNSQSGKGGITFLLEQEYGINLPRRMQIEFSQVVQGETDRLGLEMTAGQIHGLLEREYLQAKAPYELKGHRLQEENGDSNVEVQVQVDGAVQRWSGAGKGALEALVSSVPLSVEIMDYHEHAIGAGANAKAACYIEIRLDGQRPLHGIGIDENITTASFRALFSALNRAIRQADGKTQAA, from the coding sequence ATGAGCATGCTCAAAGACCCATCGAACAAGTACCGCGCCTTCACCCCGATCAACATCCCGGATCGCACCTGGCCGGACAAGATCATCGACCAGGCGCCGATCTGGCTGTCCACTGACCTGCGTGATGGCAATCAGTCGCTGATCGAGCCGATGGATGCCGAGAAGAAGATGCGCTTCTTCAAGTGCCTGCTCGCCGTGGGCCTGAAAGAAATCGAAGTGGGCTTTCCGTCCGCCTCGCAGACCGATTTCGACTTCGTGCGCGAACTGATCGAAGGCGGCCACATCCCGGATGACGTCACCATCCAGGTACTGACCCAGGCTCGCGACGACCTTATCGAGCGCACCTTCGAATCGCTCAAGGGCGCCAAGAAGGCCATCGTTCATTACTACAACGCCTGCGCGCCGAGCTTCCGCAAGATCGTCTTCAACCAGGACAAGGCTGGCGTCAAAGCCATTGCCGTTTCCGCAGGCACCACCATCAAGCGCCTGGCCGAAGCCGCACCGGAAACCGCATGGGGCTTCGAGTACTCGCCTGAAGTGTTCAGCTCCACCGAAATCGATTTCGCCGTCGAGGTGTGCAACGCGGTGATCGGGGTGTTCCAGCCGACCCCGGCGAACAAGCTGATCCTCAACCTGCCGGCCACCATCGAGAACGCCACGCCGAACAACTACGCCGACCAGATCGAGTGGTTCGGCCGGCACGTCGACAAGCGCGACAGCGTGCTGATCAGCCTGCACACCCACAACGACCGTGGCACCGGCGTGGCGGCTACCGAGCTGGGCCTGATGGCGGGCGCCGACCGTGTCGAAGGCTGCCTGTTCGGCAACGGCGAGCGCACCGGCAACGTGTGCCTGGTGACCGTGGCGCTGAACCTCTACACCCAAGGCATCGACCCGCAGTTGGACTTCTCCGACATCGACGCCGTGCGCAAGGTGGTCGAAGACTGCAACCAGATTCCGGTGCACCCGCGTCACCCCTATGTCGGTGACCTGGTACACACCGCCTTCTCCGGCTCGCACCAGGACGCCATCCGCAAGGGCTTCGCCCAGCAGAAGGAAGGCCAGGTCTGGGAAGTGCCCTACCTGCCAATCGACCCGGCCGACATCGGCCGCGATTACGAGGCAGTGATTCGTGTCAACAGCCAGTCCGGCAAGGGTGGCATCACCTTCCTGCTCGAGCAGGAGTACGGCATCAACCTGCCGCGTCGCATGCAGATCGAGTTCAGCCAGGTGGTTCAGGGCGAAACCGATCGCCTTGGCCTGGAAATGACTGCCGGGCAGATTCACGGTTTGCTCGAGCGTGAATACCTGCAAGCCAAGGCACCTTACGAGTTGAAAGGTCACCGCCTGCAGGAAGAGAACGGCGACAGCAACGTCGAGGTGCAAGTGCAGGTAGACGGCGCCGTGCAACGCTGGAGCGGTGCTGGCAAGGGTGCACTGGAAGCGTTGGTATCGAGCGTACCGCTGTCGGTGGAGATCATGGATTACCACGAGCACGCTATCGGCGCTGGCGCCAACGCCAAGGCGGCCTGCTACATCGAGATCCGCCTCGACGGCCAACGCCCGCTGCACGGCATCGGCATCGACGAGAACATCACCACCGCAAGCTTCCGCGCCCTGTTCAGCGCACTCAACCGCGCCATTCGCCAAGCCGACGGGAAAACCCAGGCAGCCTGA
- a CDS encoding glutamine synthetase family protein, with translation MTSVTPRVVQLNEANTFLKDHPEIQYVDLLITDMNGIVRGKRVERASLHKVYEKGINLPASLFALDINGSTVESTGLGLDIGDSDRICYPIPDTLCKEPWQKRPTAQLLMTMHELDGKPFFADPREVLRQVVEKFDELGLTICAAFELEFYLIDQENVNGRPQPPRSPISGKRPISTQVYLIDDLDEYVDCLQDMLEAAKEQDLPADAIVKESAPAQFEVNLHHVEDAIKACDYAVLLKRLIKNIAYDHEMDSTFMAKPYPGQAGNGLHVHISLLDKKTGQNIFATEDPEQHAPLRHAIAGILETMPASMAFLCPNVNSYRRFGAQFYVPNAPSWGLDNRTVAVRVPTGSSDAIRIEHRVAGADANPYLMMASILAGIHHGLTNQLEPGEPIEGNSYEQLEQSLPNNLRDALRQLDDSEVMNKYIRPEYIDIFVACKEAEMHEFETTISDLEYNWYLHTV, from the coding sequence ATGACTTCGGTTACCCCCCGTGTCGTCCAGCTCAACGAGGCGAACACCTTTCTCAAGGATCACCCGGAGATCCAGTACGTCGACCTGCTGATCACCGACATGAATGGCATCGTGCGCGGCAAGCGTGTTGAGCGCGCCAGCCTGCACAAGGTCTATGAAAAGGGCATCAATCTGCCCGCGTCGCTGTTCGCGCTGGACATCAACGGCTCGACCGTAGAAAGCACCGGCCTTGGTCTGGATATCGGCGACTCCGACCGCATCTGCTACCCAATCCCCGACACCCTATGCAAAGAGCCTTGGCAGAAGCGCCCAACCGCGCAATTGCTGATGACCATGCACGAGCTGGATGGCAAGCCGTTCTTCGCTGACCCTCGCGAAGTGCTGCGCCAGGTGGTGGAGAAGTTCGACGAGCTGGGCCTGACCATCTGCGCCGCCTTCGAACTGGAGTTCTACCTGATCGACCAGGAGAACGTGAACGGCCGTCCGCAGCCGCCGCGTTCGCCAATCTCCGGCAAGCGCCCGATCTCCACGCAGGTCTACCTGATCGACGATCTCGACGAGTACGTCGACTGCCTGCAGGACATGCTCGAAGCCGCCAAGGAGCAAGACCTGCCGGCCGACGCCATCGTCAAGGAAAGTGCCCCAGCGCAGTTCGAGGTCAACCTGCACCACGTCGAAGATGCCATCAAGGCCTGTGACTACGCTGTGCTGCTCAAGCGCCTGATCAAGAACATCGCCTACGACCACGAGATGGACTCGACCTTCATGGCCAAGCCCTATCCGGGCCAGGCGGGCAATGGTCTGCACGTGCACATCTCGCTGCTGGACAAGAAGACCGGCCAGAACATCTTCGCCACCGAAGACCCGGAGCAGCACGCCCCGCTGCGCCATGCCATCGCCGGTATCCTGGAAACCATGCCTGCTTCGATGGCCTTCCTGTGCCCGAACGTCAACTCGTACCGCCGTTTTGGCGCGCAGTTCTATGTGCCAAACGCGCCGAGCTGGGGCCTGGACAACCGTACCGTGGCGGTACGCGTGCCGACCGGCAGCAGTGATGCCATCCGTATCGAGCACCGCGTAGCCGGCGCTGATGCCAACCCGTACCTGATGATGGCGTCGATCCTCGCCGGTATTCACCACGGCCTGACCAACCAGTTGGAGCCGGGTGAGCCGATCGAGGGCAACTCCTATGAGCAGTTGGAACAGAGCCTGCCGAATAACCTGCGTGACGCCTTGCGCCAGCTCGACGACAGCGAAGTGATGAACAAGTACATCCGCCCGGAGTACATCGACATTTTCGTCGCCTGTAAGGAAGCGGAAATGCACGAGTTCGAGACGACCATTTCCGATCTCGAATACAACTGGTACCTGCATACGGTCTGA
- a CDS encoding gamma-glutamyl-gamma-aminobutyrate hydrolase family protein: MTRMPLIGVTACRQQLGKYDSHTVGDKYVEAAAYAGLPLVLPARSTPSDPHQLLDQLDGILFTGSPSNVEPRHYQGTPSLEGTQHDPRRDANTLPLLRLAIEKGVPVFCICRGFQELNVTLGGTLYQRVQELPGYLDHREPQSESVAEQYAPQHAVTVQPGGAFERIGLPPQFQVNSLHSQGIDRLADRLRIEAQAPDGLVEAVSIADSPGFLIGVQWHPEWRFSENPESLKLFQAFRDACQAYAQTR, encoded by the coding sequence ATGACCCGCATGCCCCTGATCGGCGTTACTGCCTGCCGGCAGCAACTTGGCAAGTACGATTCGCACACCGTCGGCGACAAATACGTCGAGGCCGCGGCTTACGCTGGCCTGCCACTGGTACTGCCGGCGCGTAGCACGCCGAGTGATCCGCATCAGTTGCTCGATCAGTTGGATGGCATCCTGTTCACCGGTTCGCCCTCCAACGTCGAGCCCCGCCATTACCAGGGCACGCCTAGCCTCGAAGGCACTCAACACGATCCGCGTCGCGACGCCAATACCTTGCCGCTGCTGCGTCTGGCGATCGAGAAGGGCGTACCGGTGTTCTGCATCTGCCGCGGCTTCCAGGAACTCAACGTGACCCTTGGCGGCACCCTGTATCAGCGGGTTCAGGAACTGCCGGGTTATCTGGACCATCGCGAGCCGCAGAGCGAGTCGGTCGCCGAGCAGTACGCGCCGCAGCATGCGGTCACCGTGCAGCCGGGCGGAGCGTTCGAGCGCATCGGCCTGCCGCCGCAGTTTCAGGTCAACTCCCTGCACAGCCAGGGTATCGACCGCCTGGCCGACCGCCTGCGCATCGAAGCGCAGGCACCGGATGGCCTGGTGGAAGCAGTCTCGATAGCAGATTCGCCAGGTTTCCTGATCGGCGTGCAGTGGCACCCGGAATGGCGGTTCAGCGAAAACCCCGAGTCGCTGAAGCTGTTCCAGGCCTTCCGCGATGCGTGCCAGGCGTATGCACAAACACGCTGA
- a CDS encoding mechanosensitive ion channel family protein, producing MKEHYQSTLEWLQQYPELHTLISLCLLLIGAWLANWIVKRILVRGLYRALRSTTMGQDKALADSHVVRRLANIVPALILTSGIKIVPHLPPAVITVVDNVCSAFIILTIALAIGGVLNLVNTFYQRRPNAYLKPIKGYIQVVTIVIYAIATILMIATLIDRSPLILLSGLGAMAAVLMLIFQDTLLSLVASVQISSSDILRVGDWIEMPQLSADGAVIDIALHTVKVQNWDKTITTIPTKRLISDPFKNWRGMQESGGRRIKRALYLDQTSVRFLSPEEIAHLQRFLLLGQYLSNKQSELLSWNTELAEAAQEPANTRRVTNLGTFRAYVEHYLRQHPGINQEMTQMVRQLQPTADGLPLELYCFTNTVAWVPYEGYQSDIFDHLFAILPEFGLRVFQHPSGADMRELRPMLNAGVEQP from the coding sequence ATGAAAGAGCACTACCAGTCCACCCTCGAGTGGCTGCAGCAATACCCCGAACTGCACACATTGATCAGCCTCTGTCTGCTGCTCATTGGCGCCTGGCTGGCCAACTGGATCGTCAAACGCATTCTGGTGCGCGGCCTTTACCGTGCCCTGCGGTCGACCACCATGGGCCAGGACAAAGCCCTGGCCGATTCCCACGTGGTACGCCGCCTGGCCAACATCGTGCCGGCGCTGATCCTCACCAGCGGTATCAAGATCGTCCCGCACCTGCCCCCTGCCGTGATCACGGTGGTGGACAATGTCTGCAGCGCGTTCATCATCCTGACCATTGCTCTGGCCATCGGCGGCGTGCTGAACCTGGTCAACACCTTCTACCAGCGCCGCCCCAATGCGTACCTGAAGCCGATCAAGGGCTACATCCAGGTGGTGACCATCGTCATCTACGCCATCGCCACCATCCTGATGATCGCCACCCTGATCGACCGCTCGCCGCTGATACTGCTGTCGGGCCTGGGCGCCATGGCGGCGGTGCTGATGCTGATTTTCCAGGACACCCTGCTGTCGCTGGTCGCCAGCGTGCAGATTTCCTCCAGCGACATCCTGCGCGTCGGCGACTGGATCGAGATGCCGCAACTCAGCGCAGACGGCGCCGTGATCGATATCGCCCTGCACACAGTCAAGGTGCAGAACTGGGACAAGACCATCACCACCATTCCGACCAAACGCCTAATCAGCGACCCGTTCAAGAACTGGCGCGGCATGCAGGAGTCTGGCGGCCGGCGGATCAAACGCGCCCTGTATCTGGATCAGACCAGCGTGCGCTTTCTCAGCCCGGAAGAGATCGCTCACCTGCAACGCTTTCTGCTGCTCGGCCAGTACCTGAGCAACAAGCAGAGCGAGCTGCTGAGCTGGAACACCGAACTGGCCGAGGCCGCCCAAGAGCCGGCCAACACCCGTCGGGTCACCAACCTTGGCACCTTCCGCGCCTATGTGGAGCATTACCTGCGCCAGCATCCGGGCATCAATCAGGAAATGACGCAGATGGTTCGCCAACTGCAGCCGACCGCCGATGGCCTGCCGCTGGAGCTGTACTGCTTCACCAACACCGTGGCGTGGGTGCCCTATGAGGGCTACCAGTCGGACATCTTCGACCACCTGTTCGCGATACTCCCGGAATTCGGTCTGCGCGTGTTCCAGCACCCGAGCGGTGCGGATATGCGCGAGCTGCGCCCGATGCTCAATGCCGGAGTTGAGCAGCCATAA
- a CDS encoding TonB-dependent siderophore receptor, which translates to MQPRLDAARLTPLNRALRYALFGAALGFATAPASLLADEPGSTSSVKRYSITAGPLADALNQFARTAGITLAATPQQTAGKNSLGLQGEYEVHEGLNQLLQGSDMEALNQGNGSFILSERLDVGSAMELGATAISSTGLGGTTEGSGSYTTGAVSIGKTPQSLRRTPQSVTVLTEQRMKDQNLTNLKEMLEQTPGVVVDYTDSERVNYYSRGFSIDAIQFDGATVAQGAGGGNFIQPDAATLDHVEVLRGASGMLRGSGNPSGTANLVRKRPTREFQGSASYTAGSWDANRYVADISGPLVEGGAIRGRVIAVHDDKDFFQDTRMERKNVVYTVLSADLSDRTVLTGGLEYTELDATGAWGNLPADLDGSPLPFDRDTFFGANWARWDRTNVNFFGELEHAFANDWNLKLTGSRSRFAYKDHGFQQTNLARPSGSTNPYLWNVSYNSSDGGGRTNYTNLGAVLDGNFDLLGREHHLTLGAERNVTDSIGIDSVWGNYVDANGQNLVVDIRNWNPSNINWIAGPTTAIPQTHSITTQEAVYANWSIPLADPLTAIIGARLNWYDYDLQDSKSADYSINREVVPYGALIYDLTDAISAYASYTEIFSPQSRYDTSGGLLDPMTGEVYELGLKGEFYEGRLNSSMAVFRTNLVGKALQDAAATDNNIRCLPNNALGACYLASGKSRSEGVELEVSGELLSGWQIGAGYTYTTTKYLKDTAANQGNALRTTDPKHMLRLFTTYRLPDTLSAWTVGGGVQAQSDIYAEGTSNGRAVRAQQGGYAVYNAVVGYRFNDHYSMQLNANNLFDKHYYEKIGATGVNYYYGEPRNLALTLRGEF; encoded by the coding sequence ATGCAACCACGCTTAGACGCCGCCCGCCTCACCCCACTCAATCGCGCCCTGCGCTACGCCCTGTTCGGTGCAGCCTTGGGTTTCGCTACCGCCCCTGCAAGCCTGCTGGCGGACGAGCCTGGTAGCACTTCCAGCGTTAAACGTTACTCGATTACTGCCGGCCCGCTGGCCGATGCCCTCAACCAGTTCGCCCGCACCGCCGGGATCACCCTCGCCGCTACCCCTCAGCAAACAGCCGGCAAGAACTCCCTCGGCCTGCAAGGTGAGTACGAGGTTCACGAGGGGCTGAACCAGTTGCTGCAAGGCAGCGATATGGAAGCCCTGAACCAGGGTAACGGCAGCTTTATCCTCAGCGAACGCCTGGACGTGGGCAGCGCCATGGAGTTGGGTGCAACGGCAATCAGCAGCACCGGGCTGGGCGGCACCACCGAAGGCAGTGGTTCGTACACCACCGGCGCGGTCAGCATCGGCAAGACGCCACAATCGCTGCGCCGCACGCCGCAGTCGGTGACGGTGCTGACCGAACAGCGCATGAAGGATCAGAACCTCACCAACCTCAAGGAGATGCTCGAGCAGACGCCTGGCGTGGTGGTCGACTACACCGACAGTGAGCGGGTCAATTACTACTCGCGCGGCTTCTCCATCGACGCCATCCAGTTCGATGGCGCGACCGTTGCCCAAGGGGCCGGCGGCGGCAACTTCATCCAACCGGACGCAGCCACTCTGGATCACGTAGAGGTGCTGCGTGGTGCCAGCGGCATGCTGCGCGGCTCGGGCAATCCCTCAGGAACAGCGAACCTGGTGCGCAAGCGGCCAACCCGAGAATTCCAAGGCTCCGCCAGCTACACAGCAGGCTCCTGGGATGCCAATCGCTACGTCGCAGATATCTCCGGCCCACTGGTAGAAGGCGGTGCGATTCGCGGCCGTGTGATTGCCGTGCACGACGACAAGGATTTTTTCCAGGACACGCGCATGGAGCGCAAAAATGTCGTGTACACCGTGTTGTCCGCTGATCTCAGCGACCGCACCGTGCTCACTGGCGGGCTGGAATATACCGAACTGGACGCTACCGGTGCCTGGGGCAACCTCCCAGCGGATCTGGACGGCTCACCCTTGCCGTTCGACCGCGATACGTTCTTCGGCGCCAACTGGGCACGCTGGGATCGTACCAACGTGAACTTCTTCGGCGAGCTGGAACATGCCTTCGCCAATGACTGGAATCTCAAACTGACCGGCAGCCGTAGTCGCTTCGCTTACAAGGATCATGGCTTCCAGCAAACCAATCTGGCTCGCCCAAGCGGCTCCACTAACCCTTATCTTTGGAACGTGTCCTATAACAGTAGCGATGGTGGTGGCCGCACCAATTACACCAATCTAGGCGCGGTACTGGATGGTAATTTCGACCTGCTAGGCCGCGAGCACCACCTGACTCTGGGTGCCGAACGTAACGTGACCGACTCCATCGGAATCGACTCGGTATGGGGTAACTATGTCGACGCCAACGGTCAAAACCTGGTGGTCGACATTCGTAACTGGAATCCCTCCAACATCAACTGGATAGCAGGGCCAACCACCGCCATTCCGCAGACTCACAGCATTACCACCCAGGAAGCGGTCTATGCCAACTGGAGCATCCCGCTGGCCGACCCGCTGACCGCCATCATCGGCGCACGCCTTAACTGGTACGACTACGACCTGCAAGACTCGAAGAGCGCCGACTACAGCATCAACCGCGAAGTTGTGCCCTATGGCGCCCTGATCTATGACCTGACCGACGCGATCAGCGCTTACGCCAGCTACACCGAGATATTCTCTCCACAGAGCAGATACGACACCTCGGGCGGCCTGCTCGACCCAATGACCGGTGAAGTCTATGAGCTGGGCCTCAAGGGCGAATTCTACGAAGGGCGGTTGAACAGTTCCATGGCGGTATTCCGCACCAATCTGGTTGGCAAAGCGCTGCAGGATGCAGCGGCTACCGACAACAACATCCGCTGTTTGCCCAACAATGCCTTGGGCGCCTGTTATCTCGCGTCAGGCAAGAGCCGCAGTGAAGGCGTCGAGCTCGAGGTTTCCGGCGAACTACTGAGTGGCTGGCAGATCGGCGCTGGTTACACCTACACCACCACCAAGTACCTCAAGGACACCGCGGCCAACCAGGGTAACGCGCTGCGCACTACTGACCCCAAGCACATGCTGCGACTCTTCACGACCTATCGTCTGCCCGACACGCTTTCGGCCTGGACGGTCGGCGGTGGCGTTCAGGCGCAGAGTGACATCTATGCCGAAGGAACATCCAATGGTCGTGCAGTACGCGCTCAGCAAGGTGGTTATGCGGTGTACAACGCAGTCGTCGGTTATCGCTTCAACGATCATTATTCAATGCAGCTGAATGCCAATAACCTTTTCGATAAGCACTACTACGAGAAGATTGGCGCCACCGGCGTGAATTACTACTACGGCGAACCCCGCAACCTCGCCCTCACCCTGCGCGGCGAGTTCTGA
- a CDS encoding DUF6491 family protein, with protein MKCGYTALVVVGLALAACSQSPLRDESLPLPERLAHLGYQQGEPVNSIQGYRIDGWQYVDKTHIILDDGPGRAHLVTFSRPCRNLNFSNTLGFSTTVGTLTRLDRIISSDSSGFPEHCLIGELYRLEKVPKPGK; from the coding sequence ATGAAGTGTGGATACACAGCTTTGGTGGTCGTCGGTCTGGCACTGGCGGCCTGCTCGCAGTCACCGTTACGTGACGAGAGCCTGCCGTTACCTGAGCGCCTGGCGCACCTGGGCTATCAACAGGGCGAGCCAGTAAATAGTATCCAGGGCTATCGGATCGACGGCTGGCAGTATGTGGACAAGACCCACATCATTCTCGATGACGGCCCGGGGCGCGCTCATCTGGTGACCTTTTCACGACCCTGTCGCAACCTGAATTTCAGCAACACACTGGGCTTCAGCACCACGGTGGGGACGCTGACACGTCTGGATCGCATCATATCGAGCGACAGCAGCGGCTTTCCCGAGCATTGCCTGATCGGCGAACTGTATCGCCTGGAGAAGGTGCCCAAACCGGGCAAGTGA
- a CDS encoding NAD(P)/FAD-dependent oxidoreductase, which produces MTQHVDSYYAASRNPRVDYPTLGESVETDVCVIGAGYTGLSTALFLLEHGFRVTVLEAAKVGFGASGRNGGQIVNSYSRDIDVIERQVGARQAQLLGEMAFEGGRIIRERVAKYNIQCDLKDGGVFAAITPKQLGHLESQKKLWERYGHTQLELMDERRIREVVGTDRYVGGMLDMSGGHIHPLNLALGEAAAVASLGGAIYEQSPATRIDRGPQPVVHTPNGQVKAKFVVVAGNAYLGGLMPELAAKSMPCGTQVLTTEPLSDDLAHSLLPQDYCVEDCNYLLDYYRLSADKRLIYGGGVVYGARDPADIEAIIRPKLLKTFPQLKDVKIDYTWTGNFLLTLSRLPQVGRIGDNIYYSQGCSGHGVTYTHLAGKVLAEALRGQAERFDAFAGLPHYPFPGGQLLRVPFTALGAVYYQLRDRLGI; this is translated from the coding sequence ATGACTCAACACGTCGATAGTTACTACGCCGCCTCGCGCAATCCGCGAGTCGATTACCCCACGCTTGGCGAATCCGTCGAGACCGATGTCTGCGTCATCGGCGCCGGTTATACCGGGCTGTCCACGGCGCTGTTCCTGCTCGAGCATGGCTTTCGCGTTACCGTGCTGGAAGCTGCCAAGGTCGGCTTCGGCGCCTCGGGGCGCAACGGCGGGCAGATCGTCAACAGCTACAGTCGCGACATCGACGTCATCGAACGTCAGGTCGGCGCGCGTCAGGCACAACTGCTCGGCGAGATGGCTTTCGAAGGCGGGCGCATCATTCGTGAGCGGGTCGCCAAGTACAACATCCAGTGCGATCTGAAGGACGGTGGCGTATTCGCTGCCATCACTCCGAAGCAGCTGGGCCACCTCGAGTCTCAGAAGAAGCTGTGGGAGCGCTACGGCCATACCCAACTGGAGCTGATGGACGAGCGGCGCATCCGCGAAGTGGTCGGCACCGACCGTTATGTCGGCGGCATGCTGGACATGAGCGGCGGTCATATCCATCCGCTCAACCTGGCTCTAGGGGAAGCCGCTGCGGTGGCCTCCCTGGGTGGCGCGATCTATGAGCAGAGCCCGGCGACCCGCATCGACCGTGGCCCACAGCCAGTGGTGCACACGCCGAACGGGCAGGTGAAGGCCAAGTTCGTGGTGGTGGCGGGTAACGCCTACCTCGGCGGTCTGATGCCGGAACTGGCAGCCAAATCGATGCCCTGCGGCACTCAGGTACTGACCACCGAGCCGCTGTCGGACGATCTGGCCCACAGCCTGTTGCCGCAGGATTACTGCGTGGAAGACTGCAACTACCTGCTCGACTACTACCGCCTCAGTGCCGACAAGCGCCTGATCTACGGCGGCGGCGTGGTCTACGGCGCCCGCGACCCGGCGGACATCGAAGCGATCATCCGACCCAAGCTGCTCAAGACCTTCCCGCAGCTCAAGGACGTGAAGATCGATTACACCTGGACCGGCAACTTCCTGCTGACCCTGTCGCGCCTGCCACAGGTCGGTCGCATCGGCGACAACATCTACTACTCCCAGGGTTGCAGTGGCCATGGCGTGACCTACACGCACCTGGCCGGCAAGGTGCTGGCCGAAGCACTGCGCGGCCAGGCCGAGCGCTTCGATGCGTTCGCCGGCTTGCCGCATTACCCGTTCCCTGGCGGGCAGTTGCTGCGGGTGCCGTTCACGGCCCTGGGCGCCGTTTATTACCAGTTGCGTGATCGCCTCGGTATCTGA
- a CDS encoding APC family permease produces MSESSTVQGTPVAGASAKGLAQGKVGLLACVVLGISTIAPVYTLTGALGPTVREVGVYLPAVFIVGFLPMLLVALGYRELNAAEPDSGTSFTWSARAFGPMIGWIGGWGLVTATTIVLSNLAGIAVDFFYLFLAQLTGLDWLAGLAQNLLVNIVTCCIFIAMAVWVCCRGIGMTMGVQYTLVALQLVVLIGFALAAFAAAPDSSPVVFHPEWFNPFNIDSFSAFAAGLSLSIFIFWGWDVCLTVSEESVGSEKVPGRAATITVLLILALYLFTAAATLQFAGTGDTGLGLGNAQIQENVFAHLAGPVMGPLAILMSIAVLASTAASLQSTFISPARTLLAMGYYRAVPKRFASVHPLSQTPRYATIAAGIATAVFYVTMRTLSENVLADTITALGMMICFYYALTAFACVWYFRHSLFDSVRHFFMRGLCPLVGAVMLSIIFWQTTFDSMSPDFGSGSHIGGLGLVFVIAVVILLLGLVLMFIARWQSPAFFLGNTLQRQVKPVKEPAGSLG; encoded by the coding sequence ATGAGTGAATCATCGACCGTCCAGGGAACACCTGTAGCCGGGGCTTCCGCCAAGGGGCTGGCGCAGGGCAAGGTTGGGCTGCTGGCCTGCGTGGTGTTGGGCATTTCCACCATTGCGCCGGTCTATACACTGACCGGCGCCCTTGGCCCGACCGTCCGCGAAGTCGGTGTCTACTTGCCTGCGGTATTCATCGTCGGTTTCCTGCCGATGCTGCTGGTGGCGCTTGGTTACCGGGAGCTCAACGCGGCCGAACCGGACAGCGGCACCTCGTTCACCTGGTCGGCACGGGCATTCGGGCCGATGATCGGCTGGATCGGTGGTTGGGGGCTGGTCACCGCCACGACCATCGTGCTCTCCAACCTGGCGGGCATCGCGGTGGATTTCTTCTACCTGTTTCTTGCCCAGTTGACCGGGCTGGATTGGCTGGCGGGTCTTGCCCAGAACCTGCTGGTGAACATCGTCACCTGCTGCATCTTCATCGCCATGGCGGTGTGGGTCTGTTGCCGAGGCATCGGCATGACCATGGGCGTGCAGTACACGCTGGTGGCCCTGCAACTGGTGGTGCTGATCGGTTTCGCGCTGGCCGCCTTCGCCGCTGCGCCGGACAGCTCGCCGGTGGTCTTCCATCCCGAGTGGTTCAACCCGTTCAACATCGACTCGTTCTCTGCGTTCGCGGCGGGTCTGTCGCTGTCGATCTTCATCTTCTGGGGCTGGGATGTCTGCCTGACGGTCAGCGAAGAGTCGGTGGGTAGCGAGAAAGTGCCTGGGCGAGCGGCTACCATCACCGTGCTGCTGATTCTCGCTCTCTACCTGTTCACTGCGGCGGCTACCCTGCAGTTCGCCGGCACCGGCGATACCGGCCTGGGCTTGGGCAATGCGCAGATCCAGGAAAACGTCTTCGCCCACCTGGCTGGCCCGGTCATGGGGCCGCTGGCGATCCTGATGTCCATCGCGGTATTGGCGAGCACGGCGGCATCCCTGCAATCCACCTTCATTTCGCCGGCGCGTACGCTGTTGGCGATGGGGTATTACCGCGCTGTGCCGAAGCGCTTCGCCAGCGTGCATCCGCTTTCGCAGACGCCACGTTATGCCACCATCGCTGCGGGCATCGCCACGGCGGTGTTCTACGTGACCATGCGCACCCTGAGCGAGAACGTGCTGGCCGACACCATCACCGCCTTGGGCATGATGATCTGCTTCTACTACGCGCTGACTGCATTCGCCTGCGTGTGGTATTTCCGCCACAGCCTGTTCGACAGCGTGCGGCACTTCTTCATGCGTGGCCTGTGCCCGTTGGTAGGGGCGGTGATGCTGTCGATCATCTTCTGGCAGACCACCTTCGACAGCATGTCACCAGACTTTGGTAGCGGCTCGCACATCGGCGGGCTCGGCCTGGTGTTCGTCATCGCCGTGGTGATTCTGCTGCTGGGCCTGGTGCTGATGTTCATCGCCCGCTGGCAGTCCCCGGCATTCTTCCTCGGCAACACCCTGCAGCGGCAGGTGAAGCCCGTGAAAGAGCCTGCTGGTAGCCTGGGTTGA